A single window of Streptomyces griseoviridis DNA harbors:
- the glpX gene encoding class II fructose-bisphosphatase has product MTEHHHLPSELEVPSEAPDRNLALELVRVTEAAAMAAGRWVGRGDKNGADGAAVRAMRTLVHTVSMNGVVVIGEGEKDEAPMLFNGERVGDGTGPECDIAVDPIDGTTLTAKGMTNAIAVLAAADRGSMFDPSAVFYMDKLVTGPDAADFVDIDAPVSVNIRRVAKAKRSAPEDVTVVILDRPRHAGIIDEIRETGARIKLISDGDVAGSILALREGTGVDLLLGVGGTPEGIISACAVKCLGGTIQGKLWPKDDDERQRAVDAGHDLDRVLTTDDLVSGENVFFVATGITDGELLRGVRYRSETATTDSIVMRSKSGTVRRIDSEHRLSKLRAYSAVDFDRGK; this is encoded by the coding sequence ATGACCGAGCATCATCACTTGCCGTCCGAACTCGAAGTCCCGAGCGAAGCTCCGGACCGCAACCTGGCCCTGGAACTCGTCCGGGTCACCGAAGCAGCCGCGATGGCGGCGGGCCGCTGGGTCGGCCGGGGTGACAAGAACGGCGCCGACGGTGCCGCCGTGCGCGCCATGCGGACCCTCGTCCACACCGTGTCGATGAACGGCGTCGTGGTCATCGGCGAGGGCGAGAAGGACGAAGCCCCGATGCTGTTCAACGGGGAGCGGGTCGGCGACGGCACCGGACCCGAGTGCGACATCGCCGTCGACCCGATCGACGGGACCACGCTCACCGCGAAGGGCATGACCAACGCGATCGCCGTGCTGGCCGCGGCCGACCGCGGGTCGATGTTCGACCCGTCCGCCGTGTTCTACATGGACAAGCTGGTCACCGGGCCCGACGCGGCGGACTTCGTCGACATCGACGCGCCCGTCTCGGTCAACATCCGGCGGGTCGCGAAGGCGAAGCGGTCCGCGCCCGAGGACGTCACCGTCGTCATCCTCGACCGGCCGCGGCACGCGGGCATCATCGACGAGATCCGGGAGACCGGCGCGCGCATCAAGCTGATCTCCGACGGCGATGTGGCCGGCTCGATCCTGGCGCTGCGCGAGGGCACCGGCGTCGACCTGCTGCTCGGCGTGGGCGGCACGCCCGAGGGCATCATCTCCGCGTGCGCGGTGAAGTGCCTCGGCGGCACCATCCAGGGCAAGTTGTGGCCCAAGGACGACGACGAGCGGCAGCGGGCGGTCGACGCGGGGCACGATCTCGACCGGGTGCTGACCACGGACGACCTCGTCTCCGGCGAGAACGTCTTCTTCGTCGCGACCGGCATCACGGACGGGGAGTTGCTGCGGGGGGTGCGGTACCGGTCGGAGACCGCGACCACCGACTCGATCGTGATGCGGTCGAAGTCCGGGACGGTGCGGCGGATCGACTCCGAGCACCGGTTGAGCAAGTTGCGGGCGTACAGCGCGGTCGACTTCGACCGGGGGAAGTAA
- a CDS encoding exodeoxyribonuclease VII small subunit has protein sequence MAGKVAEESLGYEQARDELIEVVRRLEAGGTTLEESLALWERGEELSKVCRRWLDGARARLDAALAEEHAQEGGSGGAGGTGGEADA, from the coding sequence ATGGCTGGCAAGGTGGCGGAAGAGTCGCTCGGGTACGAGCAGGCCCGGGACGAGCTGATCGAGGTCGTACGGCGCCTGGAGGCGGGCGGCACGACGCTGGAGGAGTCGCTGGCGCTCTGGGAGCGCGGCGAGGAGCTGTCCAAGGTGTGCCGCCGCTGGCTGGACGGCGCGCGGGCCCGCCTGGACGCGGCCCTGGCGGAGGAGCACGCGCAGGAGGGCGGGAGCGGTGGCGCCGGGGGGACCGGGGGCGAGGCGGACGCGTAG
- a CDS encoding DUF4245 domain-containing protein, which translates to MAGSNGKQKTVRDMILSLALIGVAAAVIYVFVPHDDGEPDVKRVDYRVELLTARRAAAYPVAAPQGLSEEWKPTSVRFSGADSDAWHLGFRTPDGQYVQIEQSTQKPSKFIDTASQGSKETKVTQEIDGATWTRYTGGRYDALVRSDEGATTVVAGTGSFEQLTEMAKALKTA; encoded by the coding sequence GTGGCAGGTTCGAACGGTAAGCAGAAGACGGTCAGGGACATGATCCTCTCCCTGGCCCTCATCGGGGTCGCGGCGGCGGTCATCTACGTCTTCGTCCCGCACGACGACGGCGAACCCGACGTCAAACGGGTCGACTACCGCGTGGAGCTACTGACGGCTCGCCGGGCCGCCGCCTATCCGGTGGCCGCCCCGCAGGGGCTCTCCGAGGAGTGGAAGCCCACCTCGGTCCGCTTCAGCGGCGCCGACTCCGACGCCTGGCACCTCGGCTTCAGGACCCCCGACGGGCAGTACGTGCAGATAGAGCAGTCGACCCAGAAGCCCTCGAAGTTCATCGACACCGCGAGCCAGGGCTCCAAGGAGACCAAGGTCACCCAGGAGATCGACGGCGCCACCTGGACCCGCTACACCGGCGGCCGCTATGACGCGCTCGTCCGCTCCGACGAGGGCGCGACGACGGTCGTCGCGGGCACGGGTTCGTTCGAGCAGCTGACGGAGATGGCGAAGGCGCTGAAGACGGCGTAG
- a CDS encoding malonic semialdehyde reductase: MSLVLDPHAQDLLFREARTANTFTDEPVTDEQVQAIYDLVKYGPTAFNQNPLRITLVRSAEARERLVQHMAEGNRPKTLTAPLVAILAADNEFHEELPALLPHFPQAKDLFFSERPAREGAAALNAALQAAYFIIGVRAAGLAAGPMTGLDFEGVRKEFLDDDHTPLMVVNIGRPGEDAWFPRSPRLTYDQVVTTV, from the coding sequence ATGTCTCTCGTTCTTGACCCCCACGCCCAGGACCTGCTGTTCCGCGAGGCCCGCACCGCGAACACCTTCACCGACGAGCCGGTGACCGACGAGCAGGTCCAGGCCATCTACGACCTGGTCAAGTACGGCCCCACCGCCTTCAACCAGAACCCGCTGCGCATCACGCTGGTCCGCTCCGCCGAGGCCCGCGAGCGCCTGGTGCAGCACATGGCCGAGGGCAACCGGCCCAAGACCCTCACCGCGCCGCTGGTCGCGATCCTCGCCGCGGACAACGAGTTCCACGAGGAGCTGCCGGCCCTGCTGCCGCACTTCCCGCAGGCCAAGGACCTCTTCTTCAGCGAGCGTCCGGCCCGCGAGGGCGCCGCCGCCCTGAACGCCGCCCTCCAGGCCGCGTACTTCATCATCGGCGTGCGCGCCGCCGGCCTCGCCGCGGGGCCGATGACCGGCCTCGACTTCGAGGGTGTCCGCAAGGAGTTCCTCGACGACGACCACACCCCGCTGATGGTCGTCAACATCGGCCGCCCCGGCGAGGACGCCTGGTTCCCGCGCTCCCCGCGCCTCACGTACGACCAGGTCGTCACGACGGTCTGA
- a CDS encoding 4-hydroxy-3-methylbut-2-enyl diphosphate reductase — protein sequence MGAMTASPGRRVLLAAPRGYCAGVDRAVIAVEKALEQYGAPIYVRHEIVHNKYVVQTLEKKGAVFVERTEEVPEGNIVMFSAHGVAPVVHEEAARGRLATIDATCPLVTKVHKEAVRFANEDYDILLIGHEGHEEVIGTSGEAPDHIQLVDGPADVAKVEVRDPSRVVWLSQTTLSVDETMETVDALQEKFPQLISPPSDDICYATQNRQLAVKQMGAEAELVIVVGSRNSSNSVRLVEVAKQAGSRAAHLVDFADECDEAWLDGVSTVGVTSGASVPEVLVEQVLEWLSQRGFEDVELVKAAEESITFSLPKELRRDLRDEAAALVAERGGSGAAGASAE from the coding sequence ATGGGTGCCATGACCGCTTCGCCTGGCCGCCGTGTCCTGCTCGCCGCCCCCCGGGGCTACTGCGCGGGCGTGGACCGCGCCGTGATCGCCGTCGAGAAAGCCCTCGAGCAGTACGGGGCTCCGATCTATGTCCGGCACGAGATCGTGCACAACAAGTACGTCGTGCAGACCCTGGAGAAGAAGGGCGCCGTCTTCGTCGAGCGGACGGAGGAGGTCCCCGAGGGGAACATCGTGATGTTCTCCGCGCACGGGGTCGCCCCCGTCGTCCACGAGGAGGCCGCGCGCGGCCGGCTCGCCACCATCGACGCGACCTGCCCGCTCGTCACCAAGGTCCACAAGGAAGCCGTCCGCTTCGCCAACGAGGACTACGACATCCTCCTGATCGGGCACGAGGGCCACGAGGAGGTCATCGGGACCTCGGGCGAGGCCCCCGACCACATCCAGCTCGTCGACGGCCCCGCGGACGTCGCCAAGGTCGAGGTCCGCGACCCCTCCAGGGTCGTGTGGCTCTCCCAGACCACCCTGTCGGTCGACGAGACGATGGAGACCGTCGACGCCCTCCAGGAGAAGTTCCCGCAGCTCATCTCGCCGCCCAGCGACGACATCTGCTACGCCACCCAGAACCGCCAGCTCGCCGTGAAGCAGATGGGCGCCGAGGCCGAGCTGGTCATCGTGGTCGGCTCGCGCAACTCCTCCAACTCCGTCCGGCTCGTCGAGGTCGCCAAGCAGGCCGGCTCCCGCGCGGCCCACCTCGTGGACTTCGCCGATGAGTGCGACGAGGCGTGGCTCGACGGCGTCTCCACGGTCGGCGTCACCTCGGGCGCGTCCGTCCCCGAGGTCCTCGTCGAGCAGGTCCTCGAGTGGCTGTCGCAGCGCGGCTTCGAGGACGTCGAGCTGGTCAAGGCGGCCGAGGAGTCGATCACCTTCTCGCTGCCCAAGGAGCTCCGCCGGGACCTGCGCGACGAGGCGGCCGCGCTGGTCGCCGAGCGCGGCGGTTCGGGCGCCGCGGGTGCCTCGGCGGAGTGA
- a CDS encoding DUF6542 domain-containing protein — translation MEQHRTRPPQQGPRRGTPPLPPQAARGGRKGARAAVGTGRPVQRRALGARPLPARTAGPPLVEALRRLPNPRLTGLGGGLFCGAVMFVLGVLDSLLLDSLTVYGVLFLPVCLVTAAWVRRGDLLTAPVVVPIAFAVGLLPMAEGDAGLLGRLMGLVTALATQAGWLYGGTLVAGVVVLGRRVALMRRRTAAQRR, via the coding sequence GTGGAGCAACACAGGACGCGCCCCCCGCAGCAAGGACCGCGACGCGGCACGCCCCCGCTGCCCCCGCAGGCGGCACGCGGCGGACGGAAGGGGGCCAGAGCCGCCGTCGGCACCGGACGCCCGGTACAGCGCCGGGCACTCGGCGCCAGACCGCTGCCCGCCAGGACCGCCGGGCCGCCGCTCGTCGAGGCCCTGCGGCGGCTGCCCAACCCCCGCCTGACCGGGCTGGGCGGCGGCCTCTTCTGCGGCGCCGTGATGTTCGTCCTGGGCGTCCTCGACTCGCTGCTCCTGGACTCCCTCACCGTGTACGGCGTGCTGTTCCTGCCGGTGTGTCTGGTGACCGCCGCCTGGGTGCGGCGGGGCGATCTGCTGACCGCGCCGGTCGTCGTACCGATCGCCTTCGCCGTCGGACTGCTGCCCATGGCCGAGGGCGACGCGGGGCTCCTCGGCCGGCTGATGGGCCTCGTGACGGCCCTCGCCACCCAGGCGGGCTGGCTCTACGGCGGCACCCTGGTGGCCGGCGTGGTGGTGCTGGGCCGCCGGGTCGCCCTGATGCGTCGACGCACGGCGGCCCAGCGTCGCTGA
- the ychF gene encoding redox-regulated ATPase YchF → MSLTIGIVGLPNVGKSTLFNALTKNDVLAANYPFATIEPNVGVVGVPDPRLTKLAEIFSSQKVLPATVDFVDIAGIVRGASEGEGLGNKFLANIRESDAICQVIRAFKDENVVHVDGKVSPKDDIETINTELILADLQTIEKVLPRLQKESRIKKDVAPKVKAVEEAKEILERGDTLFSQGILQGSERAELLHDLHLLTTKPFLYVFNVDEDELVDDDFKAAQRTLVAPAEAIFLNAKLEADLAELDEADAMELLESVGAEEPGLATLARVGFDTLGLQTYLTAGPKESRAWTIKKGATAPEAAGVIHTDFQKGFIKAEVISFDDLVETGSVAEARAKGKARMEGKEYVMQDGDVVEFRFNV, encoded by the coding sequence GTGTCGCTCACGATCGGAATCGTCGGCCTGCCGAATGTCGGCAAGTCGACCCTGTTCAACGCCCTGACCAAGAACGACGTGCTCGCGGCCAACTACCCGTTCGCGACCATCGAGCCGAACGTCGGCGTGGTCGGCGTCCCCGACCCCCGCCTCACCAAGCTGGCGGAGATCTTCAGCTCCCAGAAGGTCCTCCCGGCGACGGTCGACTTCGTCGACATCGCGGGCATCGTGCGCGGTGCGAGCGAGGGCGAGGGTCTCGGCAACAAGTTCCTCGCGAACATCCGCGAGTCCGACGCGATCTGCCAGGTCATCCGCGCCTTCAAGGACGAGAACGTCGTGCACGTCGACGGCAAGGTCTCGCCCAAGGACGACATCGAGACGATCAACACCGAGCTGATCCTCGCGGACCTCCAGACCATCGAGAAGGTCCTGCCGCGCCTCCAGAAGGAGTCGCGGATCAAGAAGGACGTCGCCCCGAAGGTGAAGGCCGTCGAGGAGGCGAAGGAGATCCTGGAGCGGGGCGACACCCTCTTCTCGCAGGGCATCCTCCAGGGCAGCGAGCGCGCGGAACTCCTTCACGACCTGCACCTGCTGACCACGAAGCCGTTCCTTTACGTCTTCAACGTCGACGAGGACGAGCTGGTCGACGACGACTTCAAGGCCGCCCAGCGCACCCTGGTCGCCCCCGCCGAGGCGATCTTCCTCAACGCCAAGCTGGAGGCGGACCTCGCGGAGCTGGACGAGGCGGACGCGATGGAACTCCTGGAGTCGGTCGGCGCCGAGGAACCGGGCCTGGCCACCCTCGCCCGCGTCGGCTTCGACACCCTGGGCCTCCAGACCTACCTGACGGCCGGCCCGAAGGAATCCCGAGCCTGGACGATCAAGAAGGGCGCGACGGCCCCCGAGGCGGCCGGAGTGATCCACACGGACTTCCAGAAGGGCTTCATCAAGGCGGAGGTCATCTCCTTCGACGACCTGGTCGAAACGGGTTCGGTGGCCGAGGCCCGAGCGAAGGGGAAGGCCCGGATGGAGGGCAAGGAGTATGTGATGCAGGACGGGGATGTGGTGGAGTTCCGGTTCAACGTGTAG
- a CDS encoding APC family permease yields MSGTDATAGTGGTTGEPDDLRRSLGFRDLVVYGLLFIAPMAPVGVFGTLDARSHGAVALVYVVATVAMAFTAFSYAQMVRVVPLAGSVFAYARAALGREVGFIAGWMAMLDYLLIPAVAYLFSGIAMNALVPGVSRWVWTAIAVVVTTLLNLWGVRAAARVGFLVLAMEIVVLLVFVVSAIVVLARDGAERGWLSPLSGDGTQGAFALSAVIGAVSIAVLSYLGFDAIASFAEEVTGGSEKVARAVLFCLALAGMLFVAQTYLVALLEPTTSAQLAADPVKQGSAFYDAVDVSVGGWLHDLVAVSKAIGAAFAALAGQAAAGRLLFAMGRDRRLPRALSRTDSGVPRVALLCAAVITLVAAVWAASRDDGMDHLVSVVDIGALTAFTLLHASVVGWFVVRRAGGPVVWWRHLLMPVLGAAITIAVIVEASGAAQVVGAVWLVIGLVVLVGQRGRVAD; encoded by the coding sequence ATGTCCGGGACGGACGCGACGGCGGGAACGGGCGGCACGACGGGCGAACCGGACGATCTGCGGCGCAGTCTCGGCTTCCGGGATCTCGTCGTCTACGGGCTGCTGTTCATCGCCCCGATGGCTCCTGTCGGAGTCTTCGGCACCCTCGACGCGCGCTCGCACGGCGCGGTGGCGCTGGTCTACGTCGTCGCGACGGTGGCGATGGCGTTCACCGCCTTCAGCTACGCGCAGATGGTGCGCGTGGTGCCGCTGGCCGGTTCGGTGTTCGCCTACGCGCGCGCGGCGCTCGGCAGGGAGGTCGGGTTCATCGCGGGCTGGATGGCGATGCTGGACTATCTGCTCATCCCCGCGGTCGCCTACCTGTTCTCCGGGATCGCGATGAACGCGCTGGTCCCGGGGGTCTCGCGCTGGGTGTGGACGGCGATCGCGGTGGTCGTCACGACCCTGCTGAACCTGTGGGGGGTGCGGGCCGCGGCCCGGGTGGGTTTCCTGGTGCTGGCGATGGAGATCGTGGTGCTGCTGGTCTTCGTCGTCTCCGCGATCGTCGTCCTCGCGCGCGACGGCGCCGAACGCGGCTGGCTGTCGCCGCTGTCAGGGGACGGCACGCAGGGCGCGTTCGCGCTCTCCGCGGTGATCGGGGCGGTGTCGATCGCGGTCCTGTCGTATCTGGGCTTCGACGCGATCGCGTCCTTCGCCGAGGAGGTCACGGGCGGCTCGGAGAAGGTCGCGCGCGCGGTGCTGTTCTGTCTGGCGCTCGCGGGCATGCTGTTCGTGGCGCAGACGTACCTGGTGGCGCTCCTCGAACCGACGACGTCCGCGCAGCTCGCCGCCGACCCGGTCAAGCAGGGGTCCGCGTTCTACGACGCGGTGGACGTGTCGGTCGGGGGCTGGCTGCACGACCTGGTCGCGGTGAGCAAGGCGATCGGCGCGGCGTTCGCGGCGCTGGCCGGGCAGGCGGCGGCCGGGCGGCTGCTGTTCGCGATGGGCCGCGACCGGCGGCTGCCGCGGGCCCTGTCGCGGACGGACTCGGGGGTGCCGCGGGTGGCGCTGCTGTGCGCGGCCGTGATCACCCTGGTGGCGGCGGTGTGGGCGGCCAGCAGGGACGACGGCATGGACCATCTGGTGTCGGTGGTCGACATCGGCGCGCTGACGGCGTTCACGCTGCTGCACGCGAGCGTGGTGGGCTGGTTCGTGGTGCGGCGGGCGGGCGGGCCTGTGGTGTGGTGGCGGCATCTGCTGATGCCGGTGCTGGGCGCGGCGATCACGATCGCGGTGATCGTGGAGGCGTCCGGCGCGGCGCAGGTGGTGGGCGCGGTGTGGCTGGTGATCGGATTGGTGGTGCTGGTGGGACAGCGGGGACGGGTGGCCGACTGA
- the ppgK gene encoding polyphosphate--glucose phosphotransferase: MQIFGVDIGGSGIKGAPVDLDRGDLAQERFKVLTPHPATPDGVADGVKEVVEKFGWSGPVGLTFPGVVTGGSTIRTAANVDKSWIDTDARALFADRLGGLPVTVVNDADAAGVAEIAFGAGRDRKGTVILLTFGTGIGSAVFVDGVLLPNTELGHLELHGHDAEKRASSKAKEDGDLTWEHWAHRVQKYLAHVEMLFTPELFIIGGGVSRKSEKFLHFIEGIKADIVPAQLQNNAGIVGAAMHAAKDG; encoded by the coding sequence ATGCAGATCTTCGGCGTGGACATCGGCGGATCCGGGATCAAGGGCGCCCCTGTGGACCTCGACAGGGGCGACCTTGCACAAGAGCGGTTCAAGGTGCTGACCCCGCACCCGGCGACCCCCGACGGGGTGGCCGACGGGGTCAAGGAGGTCGTGGAGAAGTTCGGCTGGAGCGGACCGGTCGGGCTCACCTTCCCGGGCGTGGTCACCGGCGGCTCCACCATCCGTACGGCGGCCAACGTCGACAAGAGCTGGATCGACACCGACGCGCGCGCCCTCTTCGCCGACCGGCTGGGCGGCCTGCCGGTGACGGTGGTCAACGACGCGGACGCGGCGGGCGTCGCCGAGATCGCCTTCGGCGCCGGCCGCGACCGCAAGGGCACGGTCATCCTGCTGACCTTCGGCACCGGCATCGGCAGCGCCGTCTTCGTGGACGGCGTGCTGCTGCCCAACACCGAACTCGGCCACCTGGAGCTGCACGGCCACGACGCCGAGAAGCGGGCGTCCAGCAAGGCCAAGGAGGACGGCGACCTGACGTGGGAGCACTGGGCCCACCGGGTCCAGAAGTACCTGGCCCACGTCGAGATGCTGTTCACGCCCGAGCTGTTCATCATCGGCGGCGGGGTGAGCCGCAAGTCCGAGAAGTTCCTGCACTTCATCGAGGGCATCAAGGCGGACATCGTCCCGGCGCAGCTGCAGAACAACGCGGGGATCGTAGGAGCGGCGATGCACGCAGCCAAGGACGGCTAG
- a CDS encoding PIN domain-containing protein — MARRRLSHEGTLVLDSEGFSKLLADDEQVVALIAEARSRGMEVVISALTIIEAVHARTNKSRLNWVLSGLRVVPVGDEEARAASELLMNVGLHGHKYAIDAAVAEAALRQHRPVVMLTSDIDDMTKLCGERVRLVAV; from the coding sequence GTGGCCCGCCGCAGGCTGAGCCACGAGGGGACGCTGGTCCTCGACAGCGAGGGCTTCTCGAAGCTGCTCGCTGACGACGAGCAGGTGGTGGCTCTGATCGCTGAGGCGCGCTCGCGCGGCATGGAGGTCGTGATCAGTGCGCTCACCATCATCGAGGCCGTCCACGCCCGTACGAACAAGTCACGCCTGAACTGGGTGCTTTCCGGGCTGCGGGTCGTCCCGGTCGGTGACGAGGAGGCGAGGGCTGCCTCGGAGTTGCTGATGAATGTCGGGTTGCACGGACACAAATACGCGATCGATGCGGCCGTCGCCGAGGCCGCGCTGCGACAGCACCGCCCCGTGGTCATGCTGACTTCCGACATTGACGACATGACCAAGCTGTGCGGCGAGCGGGTCCGGCTCGTGGCGGTGTGA
- the xseA gene encoding exodeoxyribonuclease VII large subunit codes for MAANTSPESPLPVGEVSRLIGSWIDRLGAIWVEGQITQLSRRPGAGVVFLTLRDPSYDISISVTCYRQVFEAVADVVSEGARVVVHAKPEWYAPRGQLSLRAAEIKPVGVGELLARLEQLKKSLAAEGLFAPERKKPLPFLPQLIGLVCGRASAAERDVLENARHRWPAVRFEVRNVPVQGVHAVPQVVQAVKELDALPEVDVIVVARGGGSVEDLLPFSDEQLVRAVAACRTPVVSAIGHEPDNPLLDHVADLRASTPTDAAKKVVPDVGEEFERVRGLRDRARRCVEGILAREERGLAHALARPSIEDPHRMVDQRAEQVASLVDRSRRTLGHLLDRADSELTHTHARVVALSPAATLKRGYAVLQTAEGPVVRAPEQVGAGEVLRARVAEGEFTVRVDESGA; via the coding sequence ATGGCTGCGAACACGTCCCCGGAGTCGCCCCTCCCCGTCGGTGAGGTGTCGCGGCTGATCGGAAGCTGGATCGACCGCCTCGGTGCCATCTGGGTCGAGGGGCAGATCACCCAGCTGTCCCGGCGGCCGGGCGCCGGTGTCGTGTTCCTGACGCTGCGCGACCCGTCGTACGACATCTCGATCAGCGTCACCTGCTACCGCCAGGTGTTCGAGGCCGTCGCCGACGTCGTCAGCGAGGGCGCGAGGGTCGTCGTGCACGCGAAGCCCGAGTGGTACGCGCCGCGCGGCCAGTTGTCGCTGCGGGCCGCCGAGATCAAGCCGGTCGGTGTCGGGGAGCTGCTGGCGCGGCTCGAGCAGTTGAAGAAGTCGCTCGCCGCGGAGGGGCTGTTCGCGCCGGAGCGAAAGAAGCCGCTGCCGTTCCTGCCGCAGCTGATCGGGCTGGTCTGCGGGCGGGCGTCGGCCGCCGAGCGTGACGTCCTGGAGAACGCCAGGCACCGCTGGCCCGCCGTCCGCTTCGAGGTGCGCAACGTCCCCGTGCAGGGCGTGCACGCCGTCCCGCAGGTGGTGCAGGCGGTGAAGGAGCTGGACGCGCTGCCGGAGGTCGACGTGATCGTCGTCGCGCGGGGCGGTGGCAGTGTGGAGGACCTGCTGCCGTTCTCCGACGAGCAGTTGGTGCGGGCGGTCGCCGCCTGCCGCACGCCGGTGGTGTCGGCGATCGGGCACGAGCCCGACAACCCGCTCCTCGACCACGTGGCCGACCTGCGGGCGTCCACGCCGACCGACGCGGCGAAGAAGGTCGTGCCGGACGTCGGCGAGGAGTTCGAGCGGGTACGGGGGCTGCGGGACCGGGCGCGCCGGTGCGTGGAGGGGATCCTCGCGCGTGAGGAGCGCGGGCTCGCGCACGCCCTGGCGCGACCCTCGATAGAGGATCCGCACCGCATGGTCGACCAGCGGGCCGAGCAGGTGGCGTCCCTCGTCGACCGCTCCCGCCGCACGCTCGGCCATCTCCTGGACCGCGCGGACTCGGAGCTGACGCACACGCACGCGCGCGTGGTGGCACTCTCCCCCGCCGCCACCCTGAAGCGCGGCTACGCGGTGCTCCAGACGGCGGAGGGCCCGGTGGTCAGGGCGCCTGAACAGGTCGGGGCGGGCGAGGTGCTGCGGGCGCGGGTGGCCGAGGGCGAATTCACGGTTCGAGTCGATGAGAGCGGTGCGTAG